The genomic region TGCGGAACTGGACGCGGCGGTGAAGGTGCCTGGCCTCACGAACCTGTGGGTGCCGCCAATCCGCAATCGCATCGACATGCTCGCCACCGGCATCAAGAGCCCCATCGGCATCAAGGTGTCCGGCCCGGACACCGAGGTCATCGAACGGCTCAGCGCGCAGATCGAAGGTGTCGCCAAGACCGTCGGCGGTGTCAGTTCGGCGTTGGCCGAACGTGTAACTGGCGGACGCTATGTCGACGTGCGCATCCGCCCGGAGGTCGCGGCCCGCTACGGTTTGAGCCAAGCGGATCTGCAGCAGCTGATCGCCATCGTCGTCGGTGGCGATGCCGTCGGCGAGACCATTGAAGGCCGCGAACGCTATCCCATCGTTATCCGTTACCCACGTAGCCAGCGCGATTCGTTGACCGCGCTGGTGCAGTTGCCGCTTGTAGCTCCGGACGGCGCACAACTGACGCTTGGCCAAGTGGCTGACCTCTCGCTCAGCCCGGGTCCACCGATGCTCAAGAGCGAGAACGGCCGACTGGTCGGTTACGTCTACGTCGATGTCGCCGGCCGCGACCTCGGTTCGGTGGTCGCCGATCTGCAGCAACGCATCGGCGCGGACGTGAAACTGCCGGCGGGCTATGGCATCGCCTGGTCGGGACAGTACGAATATCTCGAACGCGCACTGTCCCGCCTGCGATGGGTCGTGCCGGCCGCGCTGGCGATCATCTTCCTGCTGATCTACCTCGTGTTCCGCAGCGCCAGCGAGGCCGCCATCATCATGCTCAGCCTGCCGCTGGCGCTGGTCGGCGGGTTGTGGCTGATCTGGACGTTGGGTCACGCGGTCTCGATCGCCACGCTGATCGGCTTCATCGCCCTGGCCGGCGTCGCCGCCGAGTTCGGCGTGATCATGCTGCTGTACCTGCGTCAGGCTTGGGAGCGGCGACTGGCGGCCGGCGAGCCCGCCACCCTCGACACGCTGGAAGCAGCGATCCGCGAAGGCGCGGTGCAGCGCGTGCGCCCGAAGGCGATGACCGTCGCGGTGATCCTCGCCGGCCTGTTTCCGCTGTTCGTCGGCGGTGGGGCCGGTTCGGAGGTCATGCAGCGCATTGCCGCGCCGATGCTCGGCGGGATGCTCACCGCGCCGCTGCTGTCGATGCTGGTCATCCCGGCCGCGTTCCGGCTGTTGCGCGGCCGAGCGCTGTCGCATGCATCGGCGATCGCACATGAACCCCGCTGAGAGATCACATCCCTCGTCCCCGGTCGCGACGGCAGTCGAACTGCAGTACCGCCGCGCCATCCGTAGTCACCTGCCCATCAACCGCGAGACATCCTCATGAAAATGATATCCCCGATCCTCATCTCGACAGCCTTGTTGCTCGCCGGCTGTTCACAAGCCTCCAGCCCCGACAGGACCACCGCCGAGGGTGGGGCGGTGGAACACAAGCCGATGACGGCTACCGAGCATGCGGCAATGGCTGGGCCGACGAAACCGGTATCGACGGAAATGCCGCAGTCGGCCCGAACCGCTTCAGCGACCGGCACTGTCGAATCCGTCAACGCCGCTGCCGGCACGATTACGCTCGCTCACGGCCCGGTCGACGCATTGGGCTGGCCAGCGATGACGATGGGGTTTAAAGCCACACCCCAGCAGATCGCGTCGGTGAAGGCCGGTCAGCTGGTGCAGTTTGAGTTCGCGTCCCAGGGTATGGACGCGACCATCATCGAAATTGCCTTGGCGCAGCAGTAACGGGGCAGTTGGCCAGGCCGTCACGATGTGGGGGCCTTGCCAGCATCCAGTCAATTGCATCGGGACACGCAATTTCTGCGCGCCTCACGCAGCGAAGAGATCCCGCTTGGAGATGTATTCCTACGTCAACATCTGCAGCATGCCGAACCCAATTCAGTGCGCTTCATCGCCACGCCGCTCCGCACGGGCATCGCGCAGGATTTCGACCGCTTCCTTGATCACATACAAGCCGATCAACGCGCCGATAAAAAAATCCGGATACGGCGACCGCAGCCAGAGCACCAGCATCCCAGCCAAGATGACGCCAAGATTGGCCACCACATCGGCACGCGTGAACAGCCACGTCGCCCGCAGATGCACCTCGCCTGACTTCAAGGGAGCGAGCATACGCAACACGGTGACATTAACTGCCAACGACAGCAGTGCGGTACCGATCATCCAACCACTAAGCGGCTCAGCGCCGAAGACGACGCGGCGACCTACTTCGACCAGAATACCAATGCCCAGTACCAGCAGCACGCTGCCGCTAAACAGCGCGGCATTGGCCTTGAACCGGGCCGTACGGCCGATCGCGACCAAACCAATCGCATAAGCGGTAGCGTCGGAGAGCATGTCCAAGGCGTCGGCCAGCAGACCTGTAGACTGGGCGATCCAACCGGCAACGCCACCAATCACCGCCATGGCCGCATTAAGTGCCAGCGCAATCCTGAGTATGCGACGCTCGTTCGCGTTCTTGGCTTCGTGATGGCAACCGCATTCGCTCATGGCAATATCCTCATGACTTGGCCGGGATCGAGGCTCGCCCGGATCGGGTGTTGACGACGAATCCAATCAACGCCACGGTCGCCACCACCAACTGCGCCAGCAGCGATTGCCAGGAAGGGTAGACGCCAAGCCATTCAATCCTTGGTGCTTGAACGAGCGCTTGGGGTATCCAGCCCGCCTCTTGCAAAGCGGCCACGCCTTTGCCCACCAGGACCACCGCCAGAATCGCAATCAGGATCGAACTGATCGAGAAGAACTGTCCGATCGGCAAACGTCGGCTCATCCGCAGCATCCAGTACGCTACGACGGCGAGCACCACGCTACCGGCCACAAGGCCGGCGACGATGGCGCCGGAGGCCTGTTCGCTCCACATCGCGATGTAGAACAAAATCGTCTCGAACACTTCGCGGTAAACCGCCACAAAGGCCAGCGTGAACAGAAAAATTGCCGAACGCCGCGTCAGCGCCGCCGACATCTTGGCGTGCAGGTACTGTTGCCAACGGCCGGCCAGGCTCTTCTGATGCATCCAGATGCCTACGCTCAACAGCACGGCCGCGGCGAACAACGCCGAGATGCCTTCAGTCACTTCGCGATTGGCGCCACTGATGTCGACCAGGTAGGTCGCCGCGGCCCATGTCAAAGCGCCCGCCAGCAGCGCACCCGCCCAGCCGGCGTGTACGTAAGGCAGCATGTCCCGACGCTCGGCCTTACGCAGAAAGGCGATCATGCCAATCACGATCAACAGGGCTTCCAAGCCCTCGCGCAGCAAGATGGTGAAGCTACCGAGGAAAGCGGTGGTCGTGTCCGTGTGCTTGTCCAGCAGCACCGTCTCGGCGCGACCGAATAATGCATCGACCTGCGCCGCTTGCGCGGT from Lysobacter sp. harbors:
- a CDS encoding copper-binding protein, which produces MAGPTKPVSTEMPQSARTASATGTVESVNAAAGTITLAHGPVDALGWPAMTMGFKATPQQIASVKAGQLVQFEFASQGMDATIIEIALAQQ
- a CDS encoding cation transporter, translating into MSECGCHHEAKNANERRILRIALALNAAMAVIGGVAGWIAQSTGLLADALDMLSDATAYAIGLVAIGRTARFKANAALFSGSVLLVLGIGILVEVGRRVVFGAEPLSGWMIGTALLSLAVNVTVLRMLAPLKSGEVHLRATWLFTRADVVANLGVILAGMLVLWLRSPYPDFFIGALIGLYVIKEAVEILRDARAERRGDEAH